The genomic segment GCTGGGGCATCCCGGGACAGCGGAAATTCCTCTCCGATGTCCGGCGTGGGTGCGTACTGGAGTTCGTCCGTGAACCCGGTCTGTTCCGGGGCCGGGCCGGGCTGATCGCGGCCGGACACCGGCTGGGTGGTCCGGAGCTCCGCCCGGACGTCCTCGACTCGGTACGCAATCTGTCCTGGCACCTGGTGGCGCGGAACGGCGCCCTCCATGTGCCGGGAGCGGGCCTGCGGCGGTACTCCACCGATCTCGCGACCGGGTCGGCCGGTGTGCTGCTGGCCCTGCACTCGGTGTTCGGAACTCCTGAACCCCCCGCCGACGGGCGGGGCCGCACACGTGGTGCGGTGGGCCTGCTGGATCTGCTCACACTGGGCTGATCACGGGCCGACCGGCACAACGGTCCCGGACCAGGAACCGGGACCGGTACCCGACCCGGCCGACGGGTGGTCAGGCACCCGTCGGCCGGGTCCCGTCGCGCTCGGCGGCCGATCGGCGAATGACCGATCGACGAGTGGCCGACGGGTGACGAACGGCGGGCGGGCACGGTGACCGGGCCCGCCCGCCGACCGGACCGGGCCTGTGCGAAGGCCCCTCCCCCGTGCCCTTCGCGCATCCCCCTACTCGTCCTGTTCCCGTGCCCGTTCCTACTCCCGTTCCTGTTCCCGGGCGTGCAGACAGGTCAGCCGGGGAAGCGCGTAGAGCGCGGCGTGCGCGGTCACCTCACCCGCCGGGGAGGTGACCGCTCCGGCGTCGATCAGCGCCTCCACCGCACGCAGCGCGGCCCGTTCGGGGCAGCCGAGCGCCGCCTCCGCCTCCGGCAGGGTGAACAGCGCCTCACGCGGCAGCTCCGCCAGCCGGCCGAGGGTACGCCTGCCCTCCTCCGTCAGATCCCGCCAGCCGGAGTCGAGCCGGGCCCGTACGGACACGTCGCCCGCGATCAGCTCGTCCAGGGCGGCGGCCGGGTCGGCCAGCCGGGCCGCGTACTCGCCCAGTGGCAGATGCCTCAGCACGGCCAGCCGCATCCCGCTCACCCGTACCGCCAGGGGAAGCAGTCCGCAGGCGTCGCCGATCCGCAGCGCGGCGGCCCGGTCGGTGTGGACGCGGCCGGGTCCGACGATCCGGCTCAGCAGTTCCAGCGCCTCGGCCGGGCGGAACGGCGGTACGGAGACTCGGCGCACCGCCGCCAGTCCGGCCAACTGGCCCCGGGCGCACACCACGACGGAGCTACGGCCCGTGCCGGGCAGCAGGTCGCGCACCGCGCTCTCCCCCGGGGCGTCGTCCAGCACCACCAGGGCCTCGCGCCCGGCCAGCCACGAACGCCAGGCCGCGGACGCGGACGCCGGATCGTCGTGCGCCGGATGTCCCGTCAGCCGGGCCAGTTCCGCGAGCAGGTCGGTGCGCGGGCGCGGCACCCCTTCGTCGGTGCGCATCCGTACCAGCAGCCGTCCGTCCGGGAAACGGTCGCCGAGCAGGTGGGCGGCCCGGACGGCCAGCGCCGTCTTGCCGACGCCCGCGGGCCCCGACAGCACCACCGCCTCGCCGTCGGCGGAGCCCAGCACGTCGAGCAGTTCGCGCAGCTCCTCCGTCCGGCCGGTGAAGTCCGCGGTGTCGGCGGGCAGCAGTGTGCGGGTCGCCGGAGCGGCGGGCCGGGCCCCAGCCGCGCGCCCCGCCGGCGCGGGGCGCCCCTTGGTGAGGATCGACCGGTACAGCGCGGCCAGGGCCGGGCTCGGTTCCAGTCCCAGCTCCCTGGCCAGCAACTGCCGGTGCCTGTCGTAGACGGCCAGCGCCTCGGCCTGCCGGCCGGACAGGTGCAGGGCGTTCATCCGCGCCGCCTGAAGGCGTTCGCGCAGGGGGTGTTGTTCGGCCAGTTCGGAGATTCCCTCCGTCACCGCTGTGGCGTTGCCCAATTCGATCTCGGTCTCGGCCCAGTCCTCGTACACCCCGAGACATCGGGCCTCCAGCCGTTCCGCCTCCGCCTCGATCTCCGGCGAGTGGCGAAGGCCCCGCAGCGGCGGCCCCTGCCACAGGTCGAGTGCCTGGCGGAGCAGCCCGGCGGCGGGGGCGAGGGCGCCGTTGCCCGCGGCCTCCCGGCCCTCTCGGGCCAGGGACCGGAAGCGCAGGGTGTCCAGCTCGGGTTCCGCGACGCGCAGCACATAGCCGCCGCAGTCGTGGACGAGCCGGTCACGGCCCCCGGGGCCGAACAGGGCGCGCACGGAACTGATGTAGACCTGGAGGTTCTTGCGCGCGGTGCGGGGCGGCTCCTCCGGCCACACGGCGTCGGTGAGCACGTCGACGGGGACAGGGGTGTTGGGCCGGCTCAGCAACACGGCGAGCACCAGCCGCTGTTTGAGCGGTCCGAGCGCGATCGGCCGTCCGCCGGTCTCGCCGGACAGGGACCCGAGGAGGGAGAACCGTACAGCGCCGCCGAGCACCGCGCCGCCGGACGTCGCGCCGGTGCGTGCCGGGCCGATGAGTGACCTCTCGGTGCGTGACACATCGACGGGCGCCCGGCCGGTGAGCGCCGTGCCCGTCGACGGCGCGGCGGCCGGCGCGGGGCCGGACGGCCGGGGGCGGCGGTACGTGGCGGCGGGCGCGGGGCCTGCGGAACGTGTCACGGTCATCGGCGGACCTCCGGGGGTGAGGGCGGGGCGAGCGACTGCCGTGCTCCCGTCCGATCCTCCGCGCACCGGCCACCCGGTGCATCGGGGCGACGCCCTCATGTTCACCGGCGGCGCCCCGCCGAAACGGGCCGGTCACCCCCATGTTGGGTGCTGGGCACCCATGTTCGGGCCACCGCGGGCCGGGGAACGGCCCACGGTCCCGCGTTCCGGGGCCCGTTGACCGGGACCGGCCCCGCTTCCAGGACCACGGCCCGTCCCCAACCGGCCTGTTGTACGGGTGGGCCGTCAGCCATCGCCCGTGGTGATCAGCCGCTGCCCGTGGCGAGTTCGGCGGCCAGTTCGGCGGAGAGCGCGCACAGGGCCGCCCGGTCCGACCGGCCGGTCTTGCCGAGCAGGCTCGCCATGTGCTTCTCCACCGTCCTGGGTGAGATGCACAACCGCTGGGCGATCTGCTGATTGCCCGGACGGTCGGCGAGGAGGACGAAGACCTCGTACTCCCGCGGGGTCACGCCGTGCGTGCGCAGCGGGGCGGGTATCCGTTCCCAACCGCCCCGGTGCTGCGCGACGCTCACGCCGGCCTGCCGCAGGGACGCCCGGCAGGCCCCGGCCACCGGCTGGATCTCGGCGGCGTAGAAGAACTCCTCGGCGGTGCGCAGCCAGGCGACCGGGTCGCCCCAGCCCTGGAGGAGCGCCGCGTCGGCGACCAGCCGCAGGCCCAGGTGGTGGGCGAGCGGAAAGGTCTCGGCGGTCCGGCCGGCGGCGCGGACCGCGCGGACCGCGCCCTCGTGGTCGCCCTCGCGGCCGAGCAGCACCGCCTCGGTGAGGCGGAGGAACTGCTGGTTCCAGGCGAGCGCGGCGGCCGGCGCGGCGACCGCGGCCTCGTACTCCTCGCGCCCCGCGTCCCCGGCGAGGACGGCGAGCAGCGGGTACAGACCGTACCGGCCGCTCAGATAGAAGAAGCTGGGGTGGCGTTCCTCCCAGGCCAGCGCGGCGGCGAGTTCGGTCCTGGCCCGGTCGGCGTCCTCGTCGAGGAGGGCGCCGACGCCCCTGCAGAGCCCCAGCTGGAGCGGGACGAGAAATGATTCCTCGCCGCCGACCTGCCGGAATCTCGCCAGTTCGCGTTCCATGTCCCGTCTTCGTCCCCGGTGCGCCGCGAGGGTCGCCGACGCGAGCAGCAGATAGCGGTGCGCGGCGAGGTTGCGGAGCCGGGCGCTGGCTTCGAGGGACCGCCCGATGATGTCCCGGGCGGTGTCCCACCGGCCACGCATGATCGCGTTCATCGCCAGCATGCCGTCCACCGTCTGGGTGAGCACGATCGCGCCGAGCCCGCCGGCCGCCTCCCTGGCCGCCTCCAGACGGGTGGCGTCGCCGGACCGCATGAAGGCGTTGGCGCCCAGCCGCAGCAGTGCCTCGACCCGCCAGACCGGCAGGGCGTGGCTCTCGGCGACGGCGAGCATCCGCTCCAGACAGGCGTCCGCCTCGTCGAAGCCGCGTTCGCGGGACAACAGCGCCAGCAGTTGCCATGCCTGGCAGGCGACCACCGGCAGTCCCCGGTCCTCGGCGATCTCGGCGGCCCGCCGGGCCGTCCGGTAGGCGTCGGCGAGCTGTTCACGGCCTCCCTCGCCGGGCAGCAGCGCCAGGTGGCCTTCCACCACGGCGAGCGCGGCGCGCTGTTCGGGGCGGGGTTCCGCACCGAGGAGTGTCTGTACGGTCCTGACCTGGAGCAGCGCCTCGGGTCCGCGTTCCGCCATGACGGCCGCCCAGGCGAGCCGGGTGTGGAGCTCGATCCTGCGCTCGGCGGTCTCCGTGCCCGGGCGTACCGGGCTGAGGATCGCGGCCAGGGCGAACGCCCGGTCGAGTTCGCCGGACTCCGCCTGGGCGACGAGGAGGGACTCGGTGACGGCGGGGCGGTCGGCGTCGGCGGCGAGGCCGTGGGCGCGTTCCAGCAGGACGACGGCGGAGTTGAAGGCCCCCGCCGCGAGCGTGCGGCGGCCCGCCTCGGCGTACTGGAGGGCGGCGCCGGCCCGGTCGCCCGCCGCGAGCCGTAACGCCGCGACGAGCTGACGGCGGTCGTCGGTCGGATCGGGGTCGCCCTCCTCGATGGCGAGCGCGGCACGGCGTGCGACGGCGGCCCGTTCGGCGGGGGCGAGCGAGGCGATGAGCGCTTCGGCGGTCAGTGCGTGCCGGAAGGTGTAGCGGTCGGGCGCGGCGCCGTCCGGGACGATCACGTTGGCCTCGACCGCGGACCTCAGATGGCTGAAAAGGGTGCGGTCGTCGTGTCCGGTGATGAGCTGGAGGACGGCGACCGAGAACTGGTTGCCGAGCGTGGCGGCGGTCAGCAGCAGATCCCGGACCTGGTCGTCGAGTTGGTCGATCCTGCGGGCCCAGCTGCGGACGATGGTGGTGGGCACCCCGGCGATGAGGTCGTCGGACGCCCCCCACCGGCCGTCGGTCTTCCACAGCGCCCCGGAGTCGAGCATGTCGGCGAGCAGCACCTCGACGAGGTACGGGTTGCCGCCGGCCCGCTCGGTCAGTCTGCGGTGCACCACCTGGGGCAGTTCGTCGGGGTGCGTCTCCAGGCAGATCGCGGTCATCTCACGCACGGATTCCGGTTCCAGCGGCCGGAGTTCGCTGACGGTGGCGGTCTGCCGCTGCTCGGTGGCGCGGACGAGGTCCAGGGCGGGACCCGGCTCGGGACGCAGCGTGCCGACGAGGAGGACGGGCAGGTCGGCGACGTTGTCGACGAGGTATTCGACCACCGCGACCGTCTCGGTGTCGGTGTCGTGCAGGTCCTCCAGGAGCAGTACGCAGCCCTGTTCGCGGCCCAGTACGGCCAGCAGGCGCAGCAGCGCCTCGGCGAGCTCGATGACCGTCTCGGGGTAGCCGGGAGGCACGCTTCCCCGCCATTCGGGGACGAGCCTGGCCAACGCGGGGCGGTACGGGTCCAGTTCGGGGTCAGTCGGCGGGCCTGTCGCCCTGAAGCGGGAGGACAGTGCCTCGATGAGCGGGCGGAACGGCACGACCAGCCCGGTCGACGTGGCCCGGCCCCGCAGTACGGGCAGGCCGAATCCGTAGGCCTGGTAGGCGCATTCACCGACCAGCCTGGATTTTCCGATACCCGCCTCGCCGATCAGGAAGACCGCGCGCCCCGAGCGCTGTCCGGCAGCGTTCAGGGCGCCGCTCAGCAGGCCGATCTCGTCCTCCCGACCGACGATGACCGACGAAGTGGTCCGCATGGGCGCAGGGTACTGGAGCCTTCCTCGATCGGGCAGGGCGCACTATCGGCCACACCTGAGTGGTGCGGTCCCTCAGAGCGGGGACGTCATGGTGGTGAACGGCAGATCGTGGGTGTATCCGGCGATCCGGTCACCACCGCCGAGCAGCCGGCTACGGCGGCCGAGGGCCCCGCCCGCCCCCAGCAGGACCTCCCCGGCGGGGTGGTCGGCGACCGCGGCCGGTCTCGGTCCGCTCTGCTTCCAGTCCCGTACCAGCTCGTTGTTGTCCATGGTCCTCAGCACTTCCTCTCGTGAACGTGGCGATGGGGCGTCAGGTCCTCTTGCCATGTGCCGTGTGCGTCGTTCGGGCAGTGGTGGGCGGGGTGCCGCTGTCAGTCGGCGGGGGCCCGTCCCGCCGACGGGGTGAGGAGGAGCGCGGGCGGGGTGCGTTCGGCGAAGCCCGCGCGGAGCAGTCCGTGCCCGATGCCGGCGAGTCCGGTGAGCAGTCCCGGGTGGGGGACGTGTCCCGGTGTCCCGCAGCGTGGGCCCGCTCCGTCGGTTCCGGCCAGCAGCGCGCCCGCCCGCCGGACCCAGTCGGCGCGGGTCTGCGGCAGCGCCTCGTGACCGAGCAGTTCGAGGATGCCCAGCTCGCCGTGGCACAGGCTGTCGTCGTGCGGTGGGCGGGTCTTGGCGACGGCGGCTGCCGTGCCGCGCGCCCAGGCGCCCAGCCGCGGGTCGGCGAGGGCCGCGGGGCTGTCGGCGACGGCGAGCGCGATCCCGGTCCGGCCCCGGCACCAGGAGCCGGACCGGTCCGACGCGGCGGTCGCCGCCCGCAACGCGGCCAGGCCCTTGCGCCGGTGTCCGTCGCCGCCGCCCGCCTCGGCGAACCGGAGCAGCGCCCAGCCGAGTCCGGCGGCGCCGTCGGCGAAACCGGCGGCGGTGGGCAGCGGAGCCTCGGTGATCCGGGCCGCGCAGCGCTGGGCGCCCTGCCACGCCTCGGCGTCCCCGGTGTTCCGGTGGGCGGCGAGCAGCGCCACCAGTCCCCCGGCCACGCCGCTCCGTACTCCGTACTCCGTCTCCGTCTCGGCGGCGGTGCGGGTGAGACGGACGGCCGAACCGGCCCATTCGCGGATCTGCGGATCGTCGAGCAGCCGCGCCACCTCGGTCAACGCGTAGGTGATGCCGCCGAGTCCGGCGAACGCGCCGGAGCCGAGCGGACCGAGTTCGTCGGGGAGGCCGTGCAGGGTGGCGAGCAGTCCGGGCACGGCGGTGAGGGCGCTGCGAGCGGCCTCCGCGTAGCGGTCGGCGCCGGTGAGGGCCGCGAGTTGGGCGAGGAACAGCGCCGGGCCGGTGTATCCGCCCGCCAGGTCGGCGGCCATCGGGCCCAGTCGCCAGTAGCGTTCGCCGAGCAGTTCGAGGCCGATCCAGTTGGTGCGGTCGTGGCCGTGGTAGGCGAGTGAGACCAGCAGGTCGCCCACCGAACGGGCGGCCGAGAGCAGATGTTCGGGTTCGGGGGCGGTGGCGGCGGTCCGTTCCCGGGCGGCGCCCGCGACGTGGTGGGCGAAGGTGGCGGACGTGCTCACCATGGCGGCCCTGATGATCCACTCCTGGTCCTGGCGGTCCACCGGGCCCAGGGCGGCCAGCTTGGCGTCGACCCTGGCCAGGCCCGGTTCCGCCGACGGGCCCGGCAGCCGCCGGCCGGACGCGCTCCACAGATCGGTGCTGTCGGGCCGGGTGGTGAACAGGGGTACGTCCCCGGCCCACAGGTCCGTCAGTTCGTCCTCGACCAGCACGGGCAGCCCGGCGCCCAGCGCGTCGGTGTGGAGGAGTTCGAGGACCTTCTGCCGCTCGTCGGCGTTCCTCAGCAGGTCCGGGTGGGTCGATTCGTCGAGCAGTGTGGCGTAGACGCGGGTGGGCCGGGCCACCACCCGGACCGCGTCCCCCGCGAAGGCGTGGAGCAGCCCCTCCGGTCCGGTCAGCTCCGCGCGGGCGGCCCTGACCGCCTCGTACCCGGCCCGGAATCCGGAGAGAAGGGCCTCGGTGTAGGCGGTCGGGTCCACGGCGGCGCCGAGCAGCCGGGGCTGGTTGGAGGACTCGGTGAAGCGGTGGGCTCGGCGCACCAGCCGCATCTCGTCGGTGCCCGCCCCCGCCCAGTCGACCCCTTCGACGGGGGAGAGCGCGGCCCGGCCGCCGCCGATGCCGGAGACGTCGAGGGCGCTCTCGTCGCCGACGAACAGCTGGGGCAGCAGACCGACGCGGTACACCGACCGCTGGAGCGCCCGCGCCGCCGGGTCGTCCGTCCCGTCCGCGGGCTCGGCCGGGTGGAACAGGGTCTCGACGTCGACGAGGACCGGGTGTTCACCGCAGGCGATCACGTTCTCGTAGTGCAGATCGGTCCCGTCGAGGACGTGCAGCAGCGCGAGCAGTGCGCCCTGGCGCCGGTAGAACGACTCGACGAGGTCCGCCGAGGGACAAGGGCGCTCCTCGGCGAACTCGACCCAGCCGTACGTCCCCCGGTCGAGCAGTGCGAGCACCCGCAGGTCGGGGGTGCCGGGGAGGGTGTTGAACCACTCGGCCAGTTCGTTGAAATGCCGGTGCGCGCTCAACGGGCGTGGTTTGTACACGAGTCCGGTGCCGTCCGCGAAGCGCAGCAGCATGACGGTCCGCCCACCGTGGTGGCTGTCACCCGCGGCCGGGTCGACGGAGACCAGCCGGCCCGGAACCCGGCCGACGAGCGGTCCGGCGGCGAGCAGCGCCCGGTCGGCGGCGAGCCTGTCCAGCATTTCGGCGAGCGCGGCGGCGGCGTCCAGACTGGTCCGGGCGAGCAGCCGGGCGAGCACCGCGTACTCCGTGAGCAGTGCGGTGAGGCCGTCACGCCGGCCGGTGAGCCGGAGGAAGTCCCGGAAGCGTTCCGCCGGGGTGGCGCCGCCGAGCCGTCCGGACACCCGGGCGACGTTGAGTTCCAGTACGAGGGTGCGGGCGGCGATCCGGGCGAGCCTGCGGCTGAGGTGGCGTACGAAGTCCGCCCGGACCGCGGGGAGGTCGACGTCCCGGTCCGTACCGTCGGGCAGTGAACGCAGCGACCGCTCGACGGCGCACTCGGCGAACGGCGCCAGGACGGTCTCGAATCCGGCCAGGCCCGGCCGGCCGGTGTCCGCCGCCTCCGCCGTCCTCGGTTCGAGCGGCGCCGCGGAAAGCACTTCCTCCGTGAACGCCGCCCAGTCCGGGCGCGGTTCACGGTCGGACCGCCGCGCGGTCAGGCCCGGCCACCACCAGTCGTCCGGGACTTCGTGCCGTGCGGAGGGGCGCGGTCCCCCGACCGCGCCCCCCACGCCGGGGGCACCCCCTGCCGCCGTCCGGCCGGACGGCGCCGCCGTGCCCGAAACGTCCCCCGACGCGGCTCGGACACCCGCTGCCCCGGTACCCGGGCCCTCCCCCGTCGTGGGACGGCCGATCGCGTCCCCCGTGCGTATCTCGTCCGTTCCCGCCATCGCCGCACCCCCTTCGTCCCGGAGCACCGCCGTCCGCCGGCCTGCCCTCGACCGACATCCTTCCCCCCGCACCATCCCTGTGCATGGGGGCCCGTCCCCCATCTTTGTGCCGGGCGGCGCGCAGCATCCGCCCTGAGCCCGACGGTCCCGCCCGCACGGGCCCCCTGGAGTGAACTCCGTCCGGGGTGAACGCCGCCCGGCCGGGTAGCCGCGCGGGAGCGGCGCGAACGGTACGCGTGTTCCGGTGGGCGCCCCCGCGCGTCGCACACGTCCGCGCGGGGGCCTCCTGCGGAAGGATCGGTTCCGGGGCGACCGCGGTGGGCGGACCGTCCGCGAAGTCACCGGAGAGGAGCACCGTGCCGGAATCGGATGTCGTCATCGTGGGCGCGGGCGCGGCCGGGCTCTCCCTCGCGTACCGGCTGTGCGACCCGGCGGCGGCCGGCGGGCCCGTCTCCGTGGTTCTCGTCGACGCGCCGCCCGGACCGCTGCGGCCGCCCCCGCGGACCTGGTGCTTCTGGGAAGCGCCCGGCGGGGAGTACGACGCGGTCCTCACCGCGTCCTGGGACCGGCTGCGGGTACGGGGGGCCGACGGGGGCGCCGCGCTCGGCGAGCCCGCTCCGCTGCGCTACAAGATGCTCCGCTCGGACGACTTCGGGACGCTGGTCGGCCGGCGGCTGGACACCGCCGACCGGTTCCGCGCCGTCGAGGCGACGGTGGACTCGGTCCGTGACGTTCCCGGTGGGGGCGAGGTGAGGGGCCGTGACGCGTCCGGCGCGGAGGTCACCCTGCGGGCCCGCTGGGTCTTCGACTCCCGCCCGCCCGCGCGGATGCCACCGGCCCGCACCACGCTGCTCCAGCACTTCATGGGCTGGTTCGTCCGTACCGAGAGGCCGGTCTTCGACCCGGGGACGGCGGATCTGATGGACTTCCGCACGCCCCAGCCCGCACACGGACTCTCGTTCGGATATGTGCTGCCGCTCGGCCCGCGCACGGCGCTCGTGGAGTACACGGAGTTCTCCCGCACCGTGCTGGACACCGCCGGGTACGAGCGGGCGCTGCGCCGCTACACCGGGGAGATCCTCGGCATCGCGCCGTTCCGGGTCACCGCCGCGGAGCGGGGCGTCATCCCCATGACCGACGGCCGCTTCCCGGGGCGTACCGGACGTTCGGTGTTCCCCATCGGCACGGCGGGCGGCGCCACCCGGCCGTCCACCGGCTACACCTTCGCCGCCGTGCAGCGGCAGAGCCGGGCCGTCGCCGCCCGGCTGCTGAGCGGCCGGAGCCCCAGGACGCCCGCCCCGCACGGCGCGCGGTCCCGGGCCATGGACGCGGTGCTGCTCCGGGCCCTGGACAGCGGGCGGGTGGACGGCGCGGAGTTCTTCTCCGGGCTGTTCCGTACCGTTCCGGCGGAACGCCTGCTGCGCTTCCTCGACGGCCGTTCCCTGCTGTACGAGGACCTGTTGATCGGCCTGCGCACCCCGGTCGGGCCCATGCTCCGGACGGTCGCCGAGCTGCCGTTCCTGCCCCGGCGCCCCCTCTCGCCGCAGCCGTCCCGCTCCCCCGTGCCCGGCCGGGGAACCGCCCCGGGCACAGACCAGGACACCCCGAGAACGGATCAGGAAGAGGCCACTTCATGACCCAGCCGTACGACGACCGACGCACCGGCGTGACCACCCGCGGGGCGGCCCGGACGGGGACCGCCCCGCGGGGCAGGGACCGTCGGGCCGCGCTGCTGCCCGCGCCGCCGGGGCGCCACCGTTTCCCGGGAGAGGCGCCCGCGGTTGCCGTGATCGGCGGTGGCATCGCCGGGCTGGCGGCGGCCACCGCGCTGGCCGAACGGGGCGCGCACGTCACGCTCCACGAACGCGGACCGACCCTGGGCGGGCGTCTGGCGGGCTGGCCCGTGGTGCTGTCCGACGGCTCCACGGCCACCATGAGCCGTGGCTTCCACGCCTTCTTCCGCCAGTACTACAACCTACGCGGGCTGCTGCGCCGGGTCGATCCGGGGCTGGACTCGCTCACCGGTCTGCCGGACTATCCCCTGCGCCACGGTGGTTCCGGACTCCGTGACAGCTTCGCCCGGGTGCCGCGGACCCCGCCGTTCAGCGCCGTCGGATTCGTGGCGCTCAGCCCCACGTTCGGCTGGCGTGATCTGTTCCGGATGGACGCGCGCGCCGCGCTGCCCCTGCTGGACGTGCGTGTCCCCGAGGTCTACGCGCGGTTGGACGGGGTGAGCGCGCACGACTTCCTGGCGCGGGTCCGGTTCCCCGAAGCCGCCCATCATCTGGCCTTCGAGGTGTTCTCACGGAGCTTCTTCGCCGATCCTCGCGAGTTGTCGGCCGCCGAGCTGGTGCTGATGTTCCACATCTACTTCCTCGGGTCCAGCGAAGGTCTTCTCTTCGACGTGCCGAACGAGCCGTTCCCGCAGGCGCTGTGGAATCCGCTGCGCCGGTACCTGGAGGGGCACGGTGCCCGGGTACGCACCGGCACGGCGGTGGAGAGTGTGGCGCCCGTGCCGGGTGGCGGGCTCTCCGTGACCGCCGAGGGCCGGACGCGCCGCCATGACGCGCTCGTGCTGGCGCTGGACACGGAGGGGCTGCGCACGGTGGTCGCCGCCTCGCCCGAGCTGGGGGACGGACCGTGGCGTGCGCGGATCGGCCGGCTGCGGACGGCGCCGCCGTTCCTGGTGTCGCGGCTCTGGCTGGACCGGCGGGTGGCGCCGGAGCGGCCCGGCTTCCTGGGCACGAGCGGCTACGGCCCGCTGGACAACGTGAGCGTGCTGGAGCGCTGGGAGGGCGAGGCCGCCCGCTGGTCACGGCGTACCGGCGGCTCGGTGGTCGAGCTGCACGCGTACGCCGTCGCACCGGACGCGGACCGGGAGAAGCAGCAACGCCTCCTGCTGGACGAGTTGCACCGGGTGTACCCGGAGACGGCCCACGCCCGCGTCGTCGACGCCCGGCACGAATGGCGCGCGGACTGCCCGCTGTTCCCGGTGGGCGGTTACGCCGATCGCCCCACGGTGCGCACCCCGGACCCA from the Streptomyces sp. AM 4-1-1 genome contains:
- a CDS encoding lycopene cyclase family protein; amino-acid sequence: MPESDVVIVGAGAAGLSLAYRLCDPAAAGGPVSVVLVDAPPGPLRPPPRTWCFWEAPGGEYDAVLTASWDRLRVRGADGGAALGEPAPLRYKMLRSDDFGTLVGRRLDTADRFRAVEATVDSVRDVPGGGEVRGRDASGAEVTLRARWVFDSRPPARMPPARTTLLQHFMGWFVRTERPVFDPGTADLMDFRTPQPAHGLSFGYVLPLGPRTALVEYTEFSRTVLDTAGYERALRRYTGEILGIAPFRVTAAERGVIPMTDGRFPGRTGRSVFPIGTAGGATRPSTGYTFAAVQRQSRAVAARLLSGRSPRTPAPHGARSRAMDAVLLRALDSGRVDGAEFFSGLFRTVPAERLLRFLDGRSLLYEDLLIGLRTPVGPMLRTVAELPFLPRRPLSPQPSRSPVPGRGTAPGTDQDTPRTDQEEATS
- a CDS encoding type 2 lanthipeptide synthetase LanM family protein, which encodes MGGAVGGPRPSARHEVPDDWWWPGLTARRSDREPRPDWAAFTEEVLSAAPLEPRTAEAADTGRPGLAGFETVLAPFAECAVERSLRSLPDGTDRDVDLPAVRADFVRHLSRRLARIAARTLVLELNVARVSGRLGGATPAERFRDFLRLTGRRDGLTALLTEYAVLARLLARTSLDAAAALAEMLDRLAADRALLAAGPLVGRVPGRLVSVDPAAGDSHHGGRTVMLLRFADGTGLVYKPRPLSAHRHFNELAEWFNTLPGTPDLRVLALLDRGTYGWVEFAEERPCPSADLVESFYRRQGALLALLHVLDGTDLHYENVIACGEHPVLVDVETLFHPAEPADGTDDPAARALQRSVYRVGLLPQLFVGDESALDVSGIGGGRAALSPVEGVDWAGAGTDEMRLVRRAHRFTESSNQPRLLGAAVDPTAYTEALLSGFRAGYEAVRAARAELTGPEGLLHAFAGDAVRVVARPTRVYATLLDESTHPDLLRNADERQKVLELLHTDALGAGLPVLVEDELTDLWAGDVPLFTTRPDSTDLWSASGRRLPGPSAEPGLARVDAKLAALGPVDRQDQEWIIRAAMVSTSATFAHHVAGAARERTAATAPEPEHLLSAARSVGDLLVSLAYHGHDRTNWIGLELLGERYWRLGPMAADLAGGYTGPALFLAQLAALTGADRYAEAARSALTAVPGLLATLHGLPDELGPLGSGAFAGLGGITYALTEVARLLDDPQIREWAGSAVRLTRTAAETETEYGVRSGVAGGLVALLAAHRNTGDAEAWQGAQRCAARITEAPLPTAAGFADGAAGLGWALLRFAEAGGGDGHRRKGLAALRAATAASDRSGSWCRGRTGIALAVADSPAALADPRLGAWARGTAAAVAKTRPPHDDSLCHGELGILELLGHEALPQTRADWVRRAGALLAGTDGAGPRCGTPGHVPHPGLLTGLAGIGHGLLRAGFAERTPPALLLTPSAGRAPAD
- a CDS encoding AfsR/SARP family transcriptional regulator, whose amino-acid sequence is MTVTRSAGPAPAATYRRPRPSGPAPAAAPSTGTALTGRAPVDVSRTERSLIGPARTGATSGGAVLGGAVRFSLLGSLSGETGGRPIALGPLKQRLVLAVLLSRPNTPVPVDVLTDAVWPEEPPRTARKNLQVYISSVRALFGPGGRDRLVHDCGGYVLRVAEPELDTLRFRSLAREGREAAGNGALAPAAGLLRQALDLWQGPPLRGLRHSPEIEAEAERLEARCLGVYEDWAETEIELGNATAVTEGISELAEQHPLRERLQAARMNALHLSGRQAEALAVYDRHRQLLARELGLEPSPALAALYRSILTKGRPAPAGRAAGARPAAPATRTLLPADTADFTGRTEELRELLDVLGSADGEAVVLSGPAGVGKTALAVRAAHLLGDRFPDGRLLVRMRTDEGVPRPRTDLLAELARLTGHPAHDDPASASAAWRSWLAGREALVVLDDAPGESAVRDLLPGTGRSSVVVCARGQLAGLAAVRRVSVPPFRPAEALELLSRIVGPGRVHTDRAAALRIGDACGLLPLAVRVSGMRLAVLRHLPLGEYAARLADPAAALDELIAGDVSVRARLDSGWRDLTEEGRRTLGRLAELPREALFTLPEAEAALGCPERAALRAVEALIDAGAVTSPAGEVTAHAALYALPRLTCLHAREQERE
- a CDS encoding LuxR family transcriptional regulator, encoding MRTTSSVIVGREDEIGLLSGALNAAGQRSGRAVFLIGEAGIGKSRLVGECAYQAYGFGLPVLRGRATSTGLVVPFRPLIEALSSRFRATGPPTDPELDPYRPALARLVPEWRGSVPPGYPETVIELAEALLRLLAVLGREQGCVLLLEDLHDTDTETVAVVEYLVDNVADLPVLLVGTLRPEPGPALDLVRATEQRQTATVSELRPLEPESVREMTAICLETHPDELPQVVHRRLTERAGGNPYLVEVLLADMLDSGALWKTDGRWGASDDLIAGVPTTIVRSWARRIDQLDDQVRDLLLTAATLGNQFSVAVLQLITGHDDRTLFSHLRSAVEANVIVPDGAAPDRYTFRHALTAEALIASLAPAERAAVARRAALAIEEGDPDPTDDRRQLVAALRLAAGDRAGAALQYAEAGRRTLAAGAFNSAVVLLERAHGLAADADRPAVTESLLVAQAESGELDRAFALAAILSPVRPGTETAERRIELHTRLAWAAVMAERGPEALLQVRTVQTLLGAEPRPEQRAALAVVEGHLALLPGEGGREQLADAYRTARRAAEIAEDRGLPVVACQAWQLLALLSRERGFDEADACLERMLAVAESHALPVWRVEALLRLGANAFMRSGDATRLEAAREAAGGLGAIVLTQTVDGMLAMNAIMRGRWDTARDIIGRSLEASARLRNLAAHRYLLLASATLAAHRGRRRDMERELARFRQVGGEESFLVPLQLGLCRGVGALLDEDADRARTELAAALAWEERHPSFFYLSGRYGLYPLLAVLAGDAGREEYEAAVAAPAAALAWNQQFLRLTEAVLLGREGDHEGAVRAVRAAGRTAETFPLAHHLGLRLVADAALLQGWGDPVAWLRTAEEFFYAAEIQPVAGACRASLRQAGVSVAQHRGGWERIPAPLRTHGVTPREYEVFVLLADRPGNQQIAQRLCISPRTVEKHMASLLGKTGRSDRAALCALSAELAAELATGSG